ATAAACTCATATCCGGAGTCGAAAGATCATGAACGGTTCACAATCGATTCTGTCGATGGCGCTCTCCTCGGGGCTGGTTGTCGGCGGCGTACTTCTGTTGCTGGTCGCCTGCTCGGTGGGTTGCTGGGCTGTGATTATTTACAAGTTCAGAACCCTGCGCGCCGCGAGCAGGCAGAACGTGAAGTTTCTGGAGATTTTCTGGAACACCTCCAGCTTCCAGCACGCGCAGGACGAGACCGAGCATCTCAGAAAATCCCCCCTCAACCAGATGTTCCGCGAAGGCTACAGGGAGTGGAAGAAGTTCAAGAACGCCAAGACAGGGGTCGCCGCCGACGATCTGGCAATCTCCTCGGGCACCGTCGAGAGCGTGGAGCGCTCGCTTCGCCGCTCGCAGGACGTTGAGACCGCAAGGCTCGAATCCATGCTCATCTTTCTCGCCACGGTAGCCAGCGCGGCTCCCTTCGTCGGCCTCTTCGGTACGGTCTGGGGAATTATGGAGTCTTTTCGCGATATCGGGGTGATGGGCTCGGCCAACCTCGCCGTCGTCGCCCCCGGCATCTCGGAGGCGCTCATAGCCACCGCCACGGGCC
The genomic region above belongs to bacterium and contains:
- the tolQ gene encoding protein TolQ, whose amino-acid sequence is MSMALSSGLVVGGVLLLLVACSVGCWAVIIYKFRTLRAASRQNVKFLEIFWNTSSFQHAQDETEHLRKSPLNQMFREGYREWKKFKNAKTGVAADDLAISSGTVESVERSLRRSQDVETARLESMLIFLATVASAAPFVGLFGTVWGIMESFRDIGVMGSANLAVVAPGISEALIATATGLAAAIPAVVAYNYFNNSIKVMATEMEGFRSEFLNIVAHHESVGRRQ